One Citrus sinensis cultivar Valencia sweet orange chromosome 5, DVS_A1.0, whole genome shotgun sequence genomic window, CTCGTTCGGTTCGTCTCAACTAAGACAGCGAAGAAGTTATTGTTGAAATCAAAAGAAACCCAAATGGGAAGCACGGCTGTGGAGAAGAGTGCCGAACAGCTCCAACGAGAAATAGACGAGCTTCACCGCCAACAGCGCGaggttccttttttttttttaatttttaaaaaggtatgcgtttttgtattattttatttaattttgttttgttgaaaATTCGTTAGATTACAGAGAGGCTTAAAGATCCTAGAGGACTTCGTCGGGGAGCATTATCGGGACCGGGCCCCCGCAATTTCCCCGCTACCGGTGCCCGTCAACGTGGCTTTGCTCGTCCCGTAATTTCtctattcctttttttttttgttcctttgAATGCATTTCTACCACTCGGGATAACAGATGAAAATTTTCActtagatgatgatgatttttccCCTCTGTTGGATATtagtaattcttttttctcGGAATTTATTAGTTGGGTTTTcgaaaaaatgtaaaattgagtgtctttttttcttattcatgAAATTTTCTGTAATGGGAATTTTTGTGTTTGGTTGATTTCAGGCTGATAGGACTGACGTGGAAGAACAACCTCCAGCCAAGCGGCGACTTCTGTCAGCTGTTGTCAAGGTAGAATCCggaatatttattatatctgTTAATTACCAAGTCATTTGAGTTCATTTTCATCTGTTGTTTTTAGCTTCATataagggggggggggggtgggagTGCCCTTGTTTCATGATCAATGCTGGATTGTCTGCTCTGTTTcattcataataaattaaaatatatgaagaGGAAATACCAGTTAAGTGTTGTGTGCTTTTGcagttttttctcttttccaaatGATTTGCAAAGGGCCTGAAATTTAAGCCATGACGGTTAGGTTCAGTTGAAGGAAAgctttgttattattaatatttttctcttaattttgcTTGATTGGATAGACTAACTAGTGTTTTACTGAATAATGTTTGTTTTGTAATGAAGTTGGAGGATGGAGAGATTGACGGTCATGCAGGATCAGTGAAGGATACTGGTATAGAAGGAGCGGACTCAGCTAATCAGAGTGATAAGAAGCCATCCAGTTTGCAGCAGAGTGGCTGGCCTAGGAGGGATGGCCATCAGAAAGCAGAAAACATGGTTAATTTGATActctttcttgttttattgaaCTGTATTGATGTGcaactatatatattaatgttctgattgttgttttatttttcaggaTAATGCAGCACCAGTAGTGGAGCATATTCCTAGGGTTTTGCCAAAGAATGAGGATCCAAGCTTGGTTAATAGAAATAAACGGATGCTAGGGCAACTTTTGGGCACTTTGGAGGTATGTGTTAAGCagctaaataaattgtaattcCAATTGAATCGACCGAAAATGATATATGCATTACATGGAATTGaactgaatttaattttacatgtGTTTATGgtattaaatattcatttaaacATATTGTTGTTTATGAACTAAACAGCAATTATTATGTACGTGGGGTGTGACAAGTGATATCATGATGAAATGCTCTAAAATTCTTTTAGGAAGTATTCATTCAAATTTTCTACTATTACATTTGGATTGAAGGCATATTTTTGTCTAAGCAAAAAATGGCTAGGActatatgcatttttttttttcctggtTTGGATAGATAAAGAAGATGATCATATGGAGTATCTGTAATGTTACCCCTTAATTGAGATGGCGTTATCTTAAATGAATAAAGATAATTCCCCATGAATCAAAGGTGCGATTTTCATAGAATCGTCTGTCAGCAGTTAATATTGTACCGTTGCTGCTTATATTCATCTCTTGCTGGAATCTATCTGGATGATTAGAGGGTTACTTTTGTACCCATGACAGTCTTAGCTCTCATGTTTGTAGAAGGTAAGACACAGTGTGTTAACTGCTAACGACTATGAATAAACAAGATAGGAAGTCTCAATTGTAACTAAATTTTGAGGAAAAGACTTAAAGAATGAGTATATAGTTCAAATGCAAGAATCAGAAGCAAAGAGAATTCATATTGATTTTAGGAAATCATGTTATTCAAATCCATGACATGGTCTGTGTTACATGGCCTATTATACTACTGTCATGGCAGAGTATCCAACATGGGCATTTTTGAGATTGAATAAAAGCTTTCCATCAAAATGAAGTGTCCAACATCCTGGTAATATTTTCAGTAGGATCCAATGCAGGCACTCCCTGGAAAAGCATCTGGGTAACTTTGGACGCAGGaaagaaaatgtatataaatGGTCCATAGTTGCAACTGATTATTTGCTTGCACTAGGATAGTTTCTGAGAAGTCTTTTCAAAGTGCATTGAATCAACTGTGCTTTTATCTAGGCTTTGCTAGGTTTTTGAAGGCTAGACTGGCAGTGATCTTATATGAAAAGTTCTCTGAATTGTTTTCCAAGCTTAGATTCTGGTGGTGAGATGCTTTTATTATGTACAAGGATCTCTTTTGCATAAACCTAGGCAGAGAGATCAGTGAAGTtgtaacattaaaataattagcaTTTTAAAACTACGCAAGTTCATAAGTAGTTTCAACTGTTTGGATTGTAGTGAGGAAAATATGTCACTGCTTCTCATTCTGAATTTTTGGGAAGTCATATGTTGTTGCATTTTAATTGCCAATGtgtaaaaaaaggaaaaataactGCTTATCTGAATTTATTACTGTCTGTAGTTTTCTCGCATcttactgtttttttttcctcccccCTTCTGTTTTCATGAAACTCTTCCAGAAATTCAGGAAAGAAGATATGCAACTTTCAGGATCAGAGGCATACAGGCAGAGGTCAAGTGCTTTGCAAAGGGTAAGAACACGTCAGCTCATAACTTCATTGAAATAAAAGCAACTAGTAATTGGTGGAAACTATCCAAATGATTGTTTCTATGTGAGGAGTTATAGCTTTGCAGGCAACCATTGTTGAAATGGACCATAGGCtatgaattttttgttatatcagTCTAAAATTTCTGGAAATTTTTGAGTTTGATTACATGAACACCTATTGGTCATCCCAAACTTTCTTAGGCCGAGCAAAGAGCACGTGAAGAAAGTGAAAGGCTGAGGCAACAAGAACGTGAGCAAATTGCTGAAAAGAGGAAGAGAGATCTGGTTGGTTGTCAATAGATTACTATAATTTCCTTCAATAAAACCTTAAATGGATCTGCATGTTCTTAAGGCTAAAGCAAATGATTGATTCTTACTcctgtttttgtttttctttttctacatCAGATTCTCAGGGCTCGTGTTGCAGCCAAGGCCGAAGAGAAGAAGTTGGAATTGCTATTTCTTCGGTGGAGTGAGCATCATAAAAAACTTAGCAATTTCATAAGGTATTCACCTCACTGGTAGTtagttcaaatatttttatgctgTTGATTACATTCAAACCTAATCTTGCTATGTCAACATTTTTTCTGCaggttatttttaattttggtccAAAAGTGTCCATATTCACAATTTTATTGAGACAAAGATAAGTTTCTGTTCATGTGCATAGTAGTATTAAGCAACTAGAAAAGTAAATATCCCCTGCTTCTTTGCAGGATCTTTTATAGAAGTTCGGAGTTCTTAGAAAGACTATCCtttactcattttttatttgtttttggttgTGATTTCCAGGACCAAAACAGAGCCCCCAATCTATTATTTACCTACTAAACCATTGGAGGAAGATACAACTTTACTTGAGCAGCGTAAGGAACAGGTGAGCTGTTTTTCTGATGAGTCTTTTGTTGAGCCATATTGAGAAAATTGTCTATACTGCAAAGTAGTTTGCTTGTATTAATGGAGCTTGTAACTGCAATTAAGATCTCACATATACATTCATCAATGCTCAAAAACAGGAATTTTTAGAGTGGAAAGCTGCAACAAGAGAAAAACTGTCTGAATATCAGAAGCAGATCGAGGAGCAGTATGTTGCCAATGTTGAAAAGGAAATGGAGAGGTGGCAAAATGCAAGAAAAGCTAGGAAAGCAAACAATGATATGTTGAACTTGCAGGAAACAATGGACAAAGAATTGGATACCCACAGGCTTGAGCATGGTCCCAAACCGAGAAAAATTCCTGGTGGAAGCAACAATGAAGATGAGGATGATGTGGAAGATATCAATGTTGGagaagatgacatgatggatGATGTGTTGGTGGTTGATGATAGCAGAAGAGTCGATGAAACTGCTAAGCTGGAAGCTGGTAATTCGAGTCCACCTCCTGAGATTATAGAAAGTGGTAATTGAAGCCATCTGCAGAGCTAGTCCACAATGCCCTCTCTCGAGTTCCCTTGGTTAGACATTTTTGGTATTTTGTACGTGTTTACCTGTCCCttgtaggttttttttttcttttcttttttcagttaTATTTAAATGGGTGTTGCATTTTTCGGgtgaagttatttttcttacatTACTCATACCTGCGTTTATCTTCTAATGATTTATATGGTGTCATCTGCTATGTTTatgtagttttaattttactaaaaccGTGAATGTTGATTATTGCTGGTGAGCAATATTGGCATCAATGGAAGGTCAAGCTATGTTATTACTATAGAAACGGCACGTGCAAAGTGATATTACGAATGTCTTTATGATCATGGAAcatttgttgtttgttttgtttctagTTTGACGTGCAATCCTTATACAATGTACTAGTCTGCATTTGCACTGGTATTATACTAttcatttatgttatttatatgATAGGGTATGTCGTCTATCAGTCGTGAGAGTTGGTGCTATCACTTTCACAGTCAGTGTTATCAATCAATAATCGTGAATACAATACAATCAAAGGAGTAGTTGAATATTTCgagtaaaattttgtaattgggCTGTTCATAGCAGACAGTTCATTTTTGAACTGTAACAGATGAATTTTGGATGTTTACCTTTTCACCAAGCCTCTGTTGTTAGGGCATTATTTGGAAGCTTCAAAGAGTGGACACCATCTTTCTGTTGCGAAGTTGCCGTTATCCGATTTGAGTGGTcagtgttttctttttctttttgctgcATGTTAGTGGGCATCCCAAAGCTGATATGAATTGAAGCCTGTTTTAGAAATTTTACAGATAATAAAAGCAGTGTAAATGACTGAGggctaattaaaattttaaaaaaaatggcaaaaaaaaactattattgaACAAAggtatattttgtttttagccCTGCATTGCtatattacaattttatcacTAGTGAAAAATTCACTACCTCAGTGGActggatttaatttttatttttgcatgtTTTGCCATAAACCTCTTCTACTAAAGGCCTTAACGTACcgattaaaatttcttaaatggtATTAagtgaatataataataaaaagagacTAATATGGTATAAATCCAtgttttgtacaaattgataaaCGGGTTCATTTTGAGAGTTCTTAATTAGCTAATTCGAAATAGTTTCATGACTACAGACTGGATCTACTCAGAGCTATTAACGATAAAATGAGATATGAGTGGATGAAATGCAAAAGAAGCAAAGACTGGAGAATGAATTACCTACTAAAATATGAACAATAAAATGAGATATTATGAGATAAAATGCAATAGAGACAAAGACATGCAGAAAGGATTATCTATTTTTAGCTATCAAAGTCCTTAACATTACGAATTCTTTAAGTTGAAATGAATCAAATCTCCCTAGGATTTGATACATAGGCTTAGTATCTCACATCAATTTTTAGGGGGATCACTTTAACAAGTTGATGATACTacgaaaatatgaaaaatacatatttctATTGCAAATGgtgtattatttttaccaactagtatattaaaatatgtaattatttcaattttaatggcATTCTCTTTCATTGAGATAAGTATATCCTTATTAtagaattatttgaatatatattttttgactGATCGGTTAATATAAATAGAGTTTGTACATGCGACAATATTGAAATGAAATATCATCTGCCAAAAGAAATCATGatctaaattataaaagtaaagaaattataaCCGGTAATTCCAACGACTTTTAGAAATTTGGTCAAATCTGGCAACACAAAAGGACTTGcataaaattgaaatcagaTTTCTAACTGGTTTTCGAATTTTCTCTTGCATTAGTAAAATGGCTTCTAATACCCAACTTGATTGGAACCAcaagtgcttttttttttttttggcttttgccGCCAATTTTTCTTGGTACAAAACCCAGTTtccatttgttttctttaatctctatatttttgTAAGTGAAAGCTAATTGCGGACCAAAATGTAGAAGCAACCACAGAAAAAAAGTACAGCTTTCATAAGAATATCAAGACAAAAGCAAATGCCAACTCCAAATCTCAATTGAGAAGCAAATTTTTCGTGCATGAACACCCAAGCTGTATAAGTATATGCACGTGATACACACATGCTTCCTAAAGGAGCTTAGCTGATTTGTCATCTACAACATCCTTTATTCCAACGACATGTTGTTTAGCTAAGAACTAACAAGTCAATCAGCACTTATTCAACAAACCGACAAGTTGATAGTTTCTCTGGAACCCAGTTTTAAACCTCACACTTCAAATTGTTGGTTACAAAACgggtaaaagcttgtttagtccctatattatgaggatagtgtccatttagtccctgtatttttaaaaacacctcaaaacgtccctgctactaaatattgacacttatgccattattttttttttatttttaacttgcttttacaatattacatttttacaataatgtttcttttttggatattaataaaaaattaaattatcaaattaaactcaaaaataaaataaaaacaaaaaatgtatatattaatttttgtggaagctcacgtatgtctaaaaaattaatatggtaaaaaattacattatcaatttttttagaaaaattaatattttaactcaagagtatgttccacaaaaattaatatatttttttttattttattttattttttggtgttaaactggtaatttatttttttctttttaataatgtctaaaaaaattattataatagggttatttttttctttttaataatttctaaaaaattattataatagggcaatattataaaaataagttaaaaggaacaaaagataatggcaaaagtgtcaataatttaatggtagggatggtttgaggtatttttaaaaatatagggactaaacgggcactaacttcaaaatatagggactaaacgagcttttacccgTTACAAAACTCTAACCTATTGTTAGTTCTTAGCCTCTTAACTTTCTTACCACTTTGAGTCTCAACCAATGCTTTTCATTGCTTAAACTTCTCAAAGACTTCATCCTTTCTCTTTAAGACATACACCCAGACCATTCTGgaataatcatgtataaagGAACTGAAATATTTAGCTCCACCTAGAGAAATCGTCTATACTAGCCCCCACAAATCAGAATGGATGTAGCTAAGGTCCCTTTTGTGTTATGCACTGCAGTCTTGAAACTAGTTCTACAAGATTTACCTAGGACACAAACCTCACAGAACTCAAGAGACCCCAACTTATCATCCCCAAAGACTCCCTATTTTTCTAACACTCTTAGCTCCTTTTTACTCATATGTTCCAATCTTAAATGCCATATAAGAGTCTTATCTAAACCCAGACTACTTGATGAAACACTGACATCTCCAGTTACAGCAATGCCTTGAAGCACATATAAATCATTGTGCTTATTCCCCTTCATTATCACAATGGACCCTCTAATTATCTTCATTACACCATATTCCACCATAATGGAGCTGCCAACTTGATCTAGAGTGCCTACAGATATTAGATTCCTTTTAAGATCAGGAACATGCCTTACCTCTCTTAATTGTCTAATCATCTCATCAAACATCTTAAATCTAATGGTCTCTAACCCAACTACCTTATATAGTGAGTTATTCCCCATCAGTACCTCTCCTCCATTAAAACGATTATAGGTAGTAAAAAGACTTTGGTCAGGGCACATGTGATATAAACATCCAAAATCAAGAATCCACTTACTATTTGTCTGAGTTTCATAAGCCAAAAGGACACCAACTAAGTCATAGCCTTCATCTTCGGATGCAATAGCAGCATCTGCTTTCTTTCCATGCCCTTCTTTGCTCTTGTTCTTTCTATCTGGACAGTCCCTCTTGAAAAGCCCTTCTTATGACAATGGAAGCATTTCAAGACCTTATCCTTAGACTTAGATTTTCCCATTTTTCTTCCCTTTattgttttctctcttcttaGGTCTTCCCCTTGCCATAAGACCTTCTCCATCTTTTGTTTCTGCCTTCTTTGTGACTTCTTTAGAACTAAGTGAGTCTTTTACATCTGCCATAGTTATCGATTGCCTCTCATATAACAATGTGTCAACAAAATGCTCGTAGGATGGTGGCAAAGATGATAACATGATGATTGCTTCGTCCTCGTCTTCCAATTTCACATTGATGTCTTCAAGATCAAGAATAATCCTGTTAAAATTATCAATGTGATTTGCTAACGAGCTACCTTCCTCCATCTGCAGAGTATACAACCTCTTCTTTGTAAAAAATCTCTTGGTTAGGGACTTTTTGGTGTATAAGTCTTATAACTTCTTCTAGAGGCCTGCGGCACTTATTTGATCTCCCAACTCCCTAAGCACTCTATCTCTAAGGCTTAAGATTAAGGTGCTATGAGCCTTATCCGAAGCATCATGTAATTTTTCATCAGTGAACTTGCTTGGTTTCTTGCCAGTTCTTGgctctctcaatgtctcttcTAAACCTTAATGAACCAATAGTACTCTCATCTTGAGCCTCCAAAgatgaaaatcattttcgcTAGTGAATTTCTCCACCTCAAACTTGGATGttgccatttcttgaataaaaaatcagaaattagactctgataccaatttgttGATCCAAGACCAACTCTGATACCGATTAAGAAACACCAAGATCAATCTTAACTCTCTAAACCTCAATTAAAGAAACTAACAAATCAACACAAACACAGAGAATACACTTCACAAAAACAATCAATGAAAGGACAAAAATGTTTAAGTGGTTTGGCTGGAGCAGCCTACATCCACTGAAGAACAGAGCTGCAGATTTTTATTCATTCACTAATTTCAAGATACAAGCCTCATGAAGAAGATACAAGCTATATATGACCCTTAGAGGATTCTGGAAAGATTCCTCAACACCAGCTGTGACAAGGGTCTGTTGCAACTGAACCCAAAAATTTCCCACTCTAATTAATAGCTTTAACAGCCTTAGATACTTGACTATTTTGTGTCGTGAATAAGTGATATCAAAACGCCCTTCACAATCGTCGTTTcatgctaagctgtataagtATATGCACGTGATACACTCATGCTTCACTAAAGGAGCTTAGCTGATTTGTTACAATATCCTTATTCCAACGACATGTTGTTTAGCCCTGACAAGTCAATAAGCACTTATTCAACAAACCGACATGTCGACACTTTCTCTGGAACCTAGTTTTAAAGGTCACACTTTAACAATTTAGTTTCATAGATATTAGTGGTCATAAATGTAACTTTCATTTATAGTTGGCAAAGATTACTGAGCTATGTTTGGTAGACTTATGGCttgtattataaatatataaattcaaaGTTTTAGTAGACactgtaatatttataaagtatgataaatttaaaaaataactaaaggTGATTtttgattataatataaaagtgACCAATCCAAACTTCTCCAATACATTTTCTAGCAAAACCTTGTTAAAAGGTTCTCAATAAAGAATCATGCAGACTAATAAAGAAACATGAAAGCATTAATGTAATAGAAAGTCATGCATAAGAAGCATGTGACTCAAGTCAATTAAGTCTATAATGATTTACAATCACCTCTGAAATCACTTTGAGCAGATTTAATCCTTTTATCTAAAGTTCTGTCTATTTGTTACACATCTTGCAAAGGACTTTTTGGGGGTTCAAAAAGATTTAGTGCTCAATTGCTAGTGATTCAAATTAATAGAACTTAGTTTTGTGTGAAACAATGACTTCTAAAGTGATTGTGTTAAACTAATAACAATATAATCTTTAGCAAAGAGGGAGGAACGGTTTTCATATATATTAGTAATCTTTTATCAATTTGATTTGCTAATAGCTATTATATATACGCTCTTTGGtttacattttcttattatattaaagagattaagaaagtaaattttttttttatgtttgctaaaataataaacacagtgaagaaaagaaataattttgttcTAAGTTGCTAGTGATTCGAATGCTAAATTGGTGATATCTAATCCCAAACACACTTGGCTCATATGTATTTAGGGTAAAGAAATAGaggtgctttttgttttttcttactttttatttgcttaCCCATCtctcatttttgtaatatattttttagattgaGGTTTAAATCGTTCTATAACGTGATGCAGCTCATCAAGACTTTGTTACTTGTTTACTGCCTTTTGGTTTCTTCAAACTCTCTAAACACtaagtatttaagatttgttatatttggtttttttaaattatttaaccaaTATCCTCTTTAGAAagatttttgtgtttttattatttgacttatttgaatttttagtattttgtGCTTCATGAAGTACTCTTTTTTTCATGAATTGAATAATGATGGAGATAGTTGGATGATAAGGGTTAGACTTTGTAGGATGTGAGAGTCTGTTAACACCAAGAAGAATGGAAAATTGATTAGTATGGacatgatttttattgatagaaatgttgtataaaaaattctttctcccattgttttttctaatttttttcccaattattttacacttaatgtagcatttttttttcataggaaaatttaatgcatgcaagaatcaagaaaaatttagtGATAAGGTTTAGACACATGTTGAGTGAGGGTTCTTTATACAGTGTCAATAGTTTAAAAGTTGTTTCAACTCTTGGTGAGTACAAACCACTTTCAAATCAGTATAAGATTACTTTATTGGTTATAACTACGTTTAAGAGGTTAGAAGAATAAACTGTTAAGATTCAGATTAATGGATTCCAATTCGTATCTccgaatttgattgatttacATGTGAATGCTAAACACAATCCTCtcaagtatttattttaattattaatgtttgttaATCTTTAAGTGTATATTAGATATTATTGATGCTTAtgttttaacatatttatgttatttttccatGATATTACAGATGTTGTCGGAAGTTTATGTGGTGTGGGTGATATTGAGATCATTGGAGctggttggaaaaaaaagagatataaaaGTTCTAACATATTAGTGAATTGAATATAACCAAGAAAACTATgactatattttattttttagttattgttTTATCATAATAAAGATCGACAGTTTGACTTCACTAATCTTTTTAGTTATtacctaatttttaattttctttttcaataaatacaTCCAAtatttgttgaagaaaaaccATTAAAAGTACAATGAAAAAGGGTATAGCCCTTAGAGATTATTCAACATATtcacaagaaaaattaattagaaaatatgttTAGATAGCCCAAGCATCTTCTCACTTATGCAATAGAATAAACAACAGTACTTGGcggttaaaataattaatgtaaaagaaaaattaatgaaaatcaCTCTAAATCAAATTGTAATGTAGAATGAACAACTTCAATTCCTTGAATTATTGCCGAATTATTTGTTCTAattcttaagaaaaatattttttttcttttcctcacaCCCCACCTCTtcataaacacaaataaaaaagtcaaGTGGTATAAGGTCACCTACTCAGTTACAAACAATGTAAAGTAACTTACAAAAGcctttatatgtattttatttatttcttttataattcgACACATTGCTAAGGATCTtcagttataaaatttaatttggagCTTATCAACAACTATAAAAACTATGAGGTTTGTACACTCATactatacacattaatatatattttttaagttaacaaaaaaagttaattttcataaataacattagttttataagattgtctcatctttaaaaaaaaatcaattcatatttttttattagtttcatcaagtgcaaagcaagaaaaaaatgataatactaaattcttttttcaaagtcGCGCGAAGCGCGATTCTATTTCCTcgtttaattgataaaatacaattataaaatgtttgaCGTGCTCAAATAAGTCtagagaaaatttaaattcattctaaattaatttaatattaataaaaaaattagaccgataatataaaaagttttaaaatgaaatctttcGGGTAAATTATAATATGCCCATCTAACATCATATTATCAGACCAAAAGTGTCACTTGTTAAAATAACGAAAACGTTTTCACTTAATACTTTAGGCAATTAACACCCGGAAAATATTggtccctttttttttttaatgatgaagtgtaatatctaaaataacataaaatacaaAACCACTTAACGTTCTTTTTAGAAAGTATTATTAATCTTATCAAAATAGATTCAAGAAACATAAGTCTCGTCCTTTAGTCTTCgtttatcttaaaattgaGAGCAAACTTTTTTATACAACTTCCATTAAAGCACAAAGTACAATGGTGAAATCGGGACCATTTTTACttcttaaataaatcaatgcaAAAGAGACATTTTTATTCTGTTACATTTGTTACACATTAATCGTTGTATGTGagtactaattaattaattaattaattaaattttccattaaaaatataatattcaaattcgCTTacataaggaaaaaaaaaagagtaattagGATTGCCATCAAACAatgctaaagaaaaaaaaaagataataatctCTTATAAAGTAAGTGGTCAGTgctaattttcataaattattattattattattacggCTTATCAACCCTAatagaggggaaaaaaaaaagagacatTACGACATATTTTTGTACTTAGCCACATTCCATAGGCCCACAAGGCCACAAGTAACACACACCTCagactatattattatttttattattacataacATTATAGGCTTAGCGGTATAGCcgtaaaattgtaaaattacgaaaaagaataaaggaccaacaaaataaataaaatagaaaataaaaacacataatttaatttgcaaGTCCGCACTGTCAAGCAAAGTCACCCACCACCATTCTctccatttctctctctcgTCTCCTTTTGGCAAAGAAGTATTGCTATTCACACACCCCTCACTCACAGTGGCACAATGAGCAGAgaacgagagagagagatggcTGCTACGACGCCGTCTTCTTCTTCACAACCCAAAATGCCACCTCAAACCCAACCCAACGGGACCCACCACCACCAACGCCGCCCTCatcctccaccaccaccaccactgcAACCACAATCACAATACCACCACCATCACGACCACCACCAGTACTACCCAACGACGTCGTCTTCCTCTTCAGCCTCCTTCAGaggctgctgc contains:
- the LOC102625418 gene encoding uncharacterized protein LOC102625418 isoform X2 — encoded protein: MTLEDGEIDGHAGSVKDTGIEGADSANQSDKKPSSLQQSGWPRRDGHQKAENMDNAAPVVEHIPRVLPKNEDPSLVNRNKRMLGQLLGTLEKFRKEDMQLSGSEAYRQRSSALQRAEQRAREESERLRQQEREQIAEKRKRDLILRARVAAKAEEKKLELLFLRWSEHHKKLSNFIRTKTEPPIYYLPTKPLEEDTTLLEQRKEQEFLEWKAATREKLSEYQKQIEEQYVANVEKEMERWQNARKARKANNDMLNLQETMDKELDTHRLEHGPKPRKIPGGSNNEDEDDVEDINVGEDDMMDDVLVVDDSRRVDETAKLEAGNSSPPPEIIESGN
- the LOC102625418 gene encoding uncharacterized protein LOC102625418 isoform X1 → MGSTAVEKSAEQLQREIDELHRQQREITERLKDPRGLRRGALSGPGPRNFPATGARQRGFARPADRTDVEEQPPAKRRLLSAVVKLEDGEIDGHAGSVKDTGIEGADSANQSDKKPSSLQQSGWPRRDGHQKAENMDNAAPVVEHIPRVLPKNEDPSLVNRNKRMLGQLLGTLEKFRKEDMQLSGSEAYRQRSSALQRAEQRAREESERLRQQEREQIAEKRKRDLILRARVAAKAEEKKLELLFLRWSEHHKKLSNFIRTKTEPPIYYLPTKPLEEDTTLLEQRKEQEFLEWKAATREKLSEYQKQIEEQYVANVEKEMERWQNARKARKANNDMLNLQETMDKELDTHRLEHGPKPRKIPGGSNNEDEDDVEDINVGEDDMMDDVLVVDDSRRVDETAKLEAGNSSPPPEIIESGN